A genomic window from Anaerolineae bacterium includes:
- a CDS encoding CoA pyrophosphatase produces MNACREAGVLILLYPHPATHPELHLVLIRRPNYPGVHSGQISFPGGRREKEETYQATALRETMEEIGVLPETVEVIGPLSSLYTAPSNFCIYPFVAFSSTRPVFRPDPKEVAELIETPLGLLLNPATRQEEVWLLPGGQRRVPFFNVFGHRVWGATAMILNEFLTLLEA; encoded by the coding sequence ATGAATGCTTGTCGTGAAGCCGGAGTGCTTATTTTGCTCTATCCTCACCCCGCCACCCATCCAGAATTACACCTTGTTCTGATCCGCCGTCCCAACTATCCCGGCGTTCATAGCGGCCAGATTTCCTTTCCCGGCGGGCGCCGAGAGAAAGAAGAAACATACCAGGCAACAGCTTTGCGTGAAACAATGGAGGAAATAGGCGTTTTGCCAGAAACGGTTGAAGTAATTGGCCCGTTATCGTCTCTGTATACGGCGCCCAGTAATTTTTGCATTTATCCTTTTGTGGCTTTTAGCTCTACCCGGCCTGTTTTTCGGCCTGACCCTAAAGAAGTGGCGGAACTGATTGAAACGCCGCTCGGTCTCTTGTTAAATCCGGCTACCCGCCAGGAAGAAGTCTGGTTGTTACCAGGCGGTCAGCGTAGAGTTCCCTTTTTTAACGTATTTGGGCATCGGGTGTGGGGGGCTAC
- a CDS encoding SRPBCC family protein, producing MLVVEQTTVIEAPIDVVMQALNDVKTFPTWTTVQGKIDHVQGSGPGMTYEWHYTVEGLNFNGQSEVLEQTADTLITKTTGDIDSIWTITLAPVGKKNVAMRVVVEYTPPHAFVEVLADKIIQQYTTPAVASENLRRFKQSVEERVKMVGVQV from the coding sequence ATGTTAGTTGTAGAGCAAACCACCGTTATTGAAGCGCCCATAGATGTGGTCATGCAGGCGTTGAACGATGTGAAAACTTTCCCCACCTGGACTACGGTGCAAGGTAAAATTGATCACGTGCAGGGCAGCGGGCCAGGGATGACGTATGAATGGCATTATACGGTAGAGGGCCTGAATTTTAACGGCCAAAGTGAGGTGTTAGAACAAACGGCAGACACCTTGATTACCAAAACCACCGGGGATATTGATAGCATCTGGACCATCACCCTGGCCCCAGTTGGTAAAAAAAATGTGGCTATGCGGGTGGTGGTGGAATATACTCCCCCCCATGCCTTTGTTGAGGTTTTGGCCGACAAGATTATCCAGCAATATACCACTCCAGCAGTGGCCAGTGAAAATCTGAGACGATTTAAACAAAGTGTGGAAGAAAGAGTCAAAATGGTTGGAGTGCAGGTATGA